In Rhodopirellula sp. P2, the DNA window TTGACGGCCAGAACCGCCAGAATCACGATTGATAACCGTTGCATGTTGAATCTCTGTAAGAAAACGAAAGTCGTTGTGTATCGAGCAGCGGACATGATGGACTATTCAGGATTCAGAAGGCCGCTGAGTTTTTCAACGGTCGAGTGGTTGCGTGCCGTAGTGCCCACGCCCAGCTTGCGCTCAACGCTTTTAACCAATTTGGACGTTCCAAACCCGTCGGGAGCGTGGAGATAGAACACGTTGTCAATCAATTCGAAGCGTTCGGTTTCGGTCGCGAGTTCGGCGATTGTGGCAAGATCTGGATTGATCGGTGGGGCCGCGAGGAAAAAGTAGTGGAGCGTCTTGGGAAGGGCCACAGCATCAGAAAAAGGATTGTTCGCGACAGCGGATTGGAATTCATCTTTCGTCAGCAGCATCACTTGAGGCCGGAACCCGAAGTTCTCGTCCACCGCGTCGGCAATTCGTGTGGCAATTGCTTCTTTCGAGCTGGGCTGGCACGAGAACAGGACGTTCCCACTTTGAATGAAAGTACGAACAGACTGACACCCGATGGATTCCAGAGTGGATCGTAGGGCAGCCATCGGCAACGTGTTCTTGCCACCAACGTTGATGCCGCGAAAAAGAGCGATCCAGGTTGTCATGGTTTTCTAATATGGAATGGAACGTCGGTGCCGCTGTGACAAAGCACAGTGCAAATGAAACCAAGCAGATTCACTGACCGTGTTCGCTATCGACGGCCTCACTGATGCTGTCGCGAATCAAGTGGACTGAGGTGATCGTCAGTCCGGGTTGGGGTTCGATTTGGATTTGGTTGTTATTTTGCAGCCAGTCTTTAGAGATCGGAATTTCCAGCGGTGCCAACAGCTGATCAAACTTGTGGGTCCACTCCGGGTGTGACTCAAAACGGTGACCGTTGAACGTACCAGAAACGGCTTGCTCAAGTCCTTTGATTCGGTGGACCCCGACGACCAATTCAGTCG includes these proteins:
- a CDS encoding DUF1697 domain-containing protein gives rise to the protein MTTWIALFRGINVGGKNTLPMAALRSTLESIGCQSVRTFIQSGNVLFSCQPSSKEAIATRIADAVDENFGFRPQVMLLTKDEFQSAVANNPFSDAVALPKTLHYFFLAAPPINPDLATIAELATETERFELIDNVFYLHAPDGFGTSKLVKSVERKLGVGTTARNHSTVEKLSGLLNPE